The following are encoded in a window of Candidatus Binatia bacterium genomic DNA:
- a CDS encoding class I SAM-dependent methyltransferase yields the protein MPALGFRWLTPLYDTVVRASTKERTFKHARIEQAHNRPQQRVQDLGCGTGTLAIWVKQQRPEAEVTGTYADRDVLRLALRKADQASVSVRFDQAFAERLPYRDAVFDRVVSSLFFHHLSWQAKLDAAREAFRVLKQGGELYVADWGGPTNALMRALFLSIQLLDGFANTRDHVRGKLASIFEQAQFVQVGTVRTFSTVFGTIALYRAVKPAS from the coding sequence GTGCCGGCGCTTGGTTTTCGTTGGCTCACTCCTTTATACGACACGGTTGTGCGAGCCTCGACGAAGGAACGCACGTTCAAGCATGCCCGAATCGAACAGGCTCATAATCGACCGCAGCAAAGGGTGCAGGATCTGGGGTGTGGCACCGGTACGCTGGCCATTTGGGTCAAGCAACAGCGTCCCGAGGCCGAGGTGACGGGCACGTATGCAGACCGTGACGTGTTGCGCCTTGCTTTGCGCAAGGCCGACCAAGCTTCCGTTTCGGTGCGATTCGATCAAGCCTTCGCCGAACGCCTCCCGTATCGTGATGCAGTGTTTGATCGGGTCGTATCGAGCTTGTTTTTTCATCACCTCTCATGGCAGGCAAAATTGGATGCGGCACGGGAGGCATTTCGGGTGCTGAAACAAGGCGGTGAGCTCTACGTGGCAGACTGGGGTGGCCCCACCAACGCTTTGATGCGGGCGTTGTTTCTCTCGATTCAACTTTTGGACGGGTTCGCGAACACTCGCGATCACGTGCGTGGGAAACTGGCGTCGATTTTTGAGCAGGCTCAATTCGTGCAAGTGGGCACGGTGCGGACCTTCAGCACAGTGTTCGGCACCATAGCGCTCTACCGTGCTGTCAAACCGGCCTCGTAA
- a CDS encoding c-type cytochrome encodes MRRALTKLQWVVAVWATVLVVGRAGGTVDGGKAAYLRYCANCHGGEGRGDGPDASRFVRPPRNLREGVLRAYSGDELVDRVFSGRHLALQMDPTRLADLTAEADQIIEHLRRLSRAHWPQVERGWALYTVRCSTCHGPYGNPPEFLPQGVKRPRHLSDRAWQEAASDAALLAVVRHGRAGMPALVPQISADEARALLTFVRLLSPGFERYQRVCAVCHGDDGRGVKATSGEVVKLPQVRFDRGYFASRSQAQLRAAVLHMVQEHEPAMPHFATVLDRDTIRAIVEYLRGLP; translated from the coding sequence ATGCGGCGTGCCCTGACGAAATTGCAGTGGGTTGTGGCAGTGTGGGCGACGGTGCTCGTCGTTGGCCGGGCCGGTGGGACGGTTGACGGTGGGAAGGCCGCCTATCTCCGCTACTGTGCAAATTGCCATGGCGGAGAAGGAAGAGGCGATGGTCCGGACGCCTCCCGCTTCGTGCGGCCGCCACGCAATTTGCGCGAAGGCGTGCTGCGCGCATATAGCGGAGACGAGTTGGTCGATCGCGTGTTTTCCGGCCGTCATCTGGCATTGCAGATGGATCCGACAAGACTGGCCGACTTGACCGCAGAGGCGGACCAAATCATCGAGCACTTGCGGCGCCTCTCGCGCGCTCACTGGCCGCAGGTGGAGCGCGGGTGGGCGCTGTATACGGTGCGTTGTTCCACCTGCCATGGCCCGTACGGGAATCCTCCCGAGTTCCTTCCCCAGGGTGTCAAGCGCCCGCGCCATTTGTCGGATCGCGCTTGGCAGGAAGCCGCGAGCGACGCCGCGCTGCTGGCTGTGGTCCGGCACGGTCGCGCTGGGATGCCGGCCCTCGTGCCGCAAATCAGCGCCGACGAAGCGCGCGCCCTGCTTACATTCGTGCGCTTGTTGTCGCCAGGGTTCGAGCGATACCAAAGGGTGTGCGCAGTTTGTCACGGCGACGACGGCCGTGGGGTAAAGGCGACGAGCGGCGAAGTGGTGAAGCTTCCACAGGTGCGTTTCGACCGCGGGTATTTTGCCTCGCGCTCGCAAGCGCAACTTCGGGCCGCCGTGTTGCACATGGTGCAGGAGCATGAACCGGCGATGCCGCACTTCGCTACCGTACTGGACCGCGACACCATCCGTGCAATCGTCGAGTATCTGCGAGGACTGCCGTGA
- a CDS encoding CYTH domain-containing protein, producing the protein MVEVEAKFIAQSDELWEMFAKGGELAGCAVRLKRRERLRSIYLDTPQWSLLLTGIALRIRAHEGAPGCELTAKWAGAVAAGIHRRSEYTTELPRRPRLPLRELPPELVPLLVPVVAGRPLVPVLVTEVDRTTFRILSRSARSTRELAELALDWVSVGSDPRALKLQYREVELELRSGAKKDLVRLAQDLERRFGLRRHRFSKFERGLRAAYTRVPKFGVPARPRKKYEIVASALELLRARDRALRSKVSRENVASHIRSLESALLALSAREQTKVLSVVMGLQRRLAKAEGLLEFIEQGRLSASGGRLQEKLAMAAANLISKVLASRDYFDFLVRLEVLAFGDRIPLPKHDV; encoded by the coding sequence ATGGTAGAAGTTGAGGCCAAGTTCATCGCTCAAAGCGACGAGCTGTGGGAAATGTTCGCAAAGGGCGGAGAGCTTGCCGGGTGCGCAGTGCGCCTCAAGAGGCGAGAGCGGCTCAGGTCCATTTATTTGGATACGCCTCAATGGTCACTTCTCCTAACGGGAATCGCGCTCCGCATCCGTGCGCACGAGGGAGCGCCTGGCTGCGAACTCACGGCGAAATGGGCAGGTGCTGTTGCTGCGGGAATCCACCGCAGGTCCGAATATACGACTGAACTCCCGCGGCGGCCGAGGTTGCCACTGCGCGAACTGCCACCCGAGCTTGTACCGCTGTTAGTCCCGGTTGTTGCAGGCCGACCACTCGTTCCTGTGTTGGTGACCGAGGTCGACCGAACGACCTTCCGCATTTTGTCCCGTAGTGCCCGATCCACACGGGAATTGGCGGAACTCGCGCTCGATTGGGTTTCTGTCGGATCCGACCCGCGTGCGCTGAAACTTCAGTATCGTGAGGTGGAATTGGAGCTGAGATCCGGTGCGAAAAAAGATCTCGTGCGCCTCGCTCAGGACCTGGAAAGGCGGTTTGGTTTGCGCCGGCATCGCTTTTCGAAATTCGAGCGTGGGTTGCGCGCGGCATACACTCGGGTGCCCAAATTTGGAGTGCCGGCTCGGCCTCGCAAGAAGTACGAAATCGTGGCAAGCGCCCTCGAACTTTTGCGCGCTCGCGATCGAGCGTTGCGGTCGAAGGTGAGCAGGGAAAACGTCGCCTCTCACATTCGCTCGCTCGAAAGTGCATTGCTGGCGTTGAGCGCACGGGAGCAAACTAAGGTGTTGTCTGTCGTCATGGGCCTGCAGAGGCGGCTCGCGAAGGCTGAGGGACTGCTCGAATTTATCGAGCAAGGCAGGCTCTCCGCCTCGGGAGGCAGGCTCCAGGAGAAGCTTGCGATGGCGGCGGCTAACCTGATTTCCAAAGTGTTGGCAAGCCGGGATTACTTTGATTTTCTGGTGCGACTGGAGGTGCTGGCGTTTGGCGATCGGATACCGCTGCCGAAGC